One window of the Devosia sp. 2618 genome contains the following:
- a CDS encoding NAD-dependent succinate-semialdehyde dehydrogenase, protein MSDLSTQLLRQKLYIDGEWCDADSGSTLDVTDPASGKVIGTIANAGAIETTRAIEAAHAAFRSFGYTTSEDRAAMMRKLHALIVERREPLAQLLTLEQGKPLAEARGEIDMSAKYILWFAEEARRTYGDIIPSPWRGRQILVTHDPVGVVAAITPWNFPSSMLARKIGPALAAGCTLVIKPATQTPYSGLAWAQLCEDAGFPNGSVNILTGSASAIGGVLTSHPLVRKITFTGSTDVGKLLMTQAAATVKKVSMELGGNAPFIVFDDANLDRAVEGAIASKYRNSGQTCVCTNRFYVQSGIHDQFVAKFVEATRALRVGSGFEDGVAQGPLIDSKAVETVEAMLADAVAKGGEIALGGKRHALGGTFFQPTIVTGATPDMPFASDEIFGPVAPIFRFDTEAEVIEQANATEYGLACYFYTADLGRTFRVSRRLEYGIIGVNEGLVTTEVAPFGGLKQSGVGREGSKYGIAEYLETKYLSIGGLNG, encoded by the coding sequence ATGTCAGACTTGAGCACCCAGCTTTTGCGCCAGAAACTCTATATCGATGGCGAATGGTGTGACGCAGACTCTGGTTCGACGCTGGACGTGACCGATCCGGCCAGTGGCAAGGTGATCGGCACCATCGCCAATGCCGGTGCCATTGAAACCACCCGCGCGATCGAGGCAGCTCATGCCGCCTTCCGCAGTTTCGGCTATACCACCAGCGAAGATCGTGCCGCCATGATGCGCAAGCTTCACGCGCTCATCGTTGAACGCCGTGAACCCCTGGCCCAGCTGCTGACGCTCGAACAGGGCAAGCCCCTCGCCGAGGCGCGGGGCGAAATCGACATGAGCGCCAAATATATCCTCTGGTTCGCCGAGGAGGCGCGCCGCACCTATGGTGACATCATTCCCTCCCCGTGGCGGGGTCGGCAGATACTGGTGACCCATGATCCAGTGGGAGTGGTCGCAGCGATCACGCCCTGGAACTTTCCCTCTTCCATGCTGGCCCGCAAGATTGGCCCGGCTCTCGCCGCCGGTTGCACACTGGTCATCAAGCCGGCAACCCAAACCCCCTATTCGGGTCTGGCCTGGGCGCAATTGTGTGAGGACGCCGGCTTCCCCAACGGCTCCGTCAATATCCTCACCGGTTCTGCGTCAGCCATCGGCGGCGTGCTCACCAGCCATCCCCTCGTCCGCAAGATCACCTTCACCGGCTCGACCGATGTGGGCAAGCTGCTGATGACCCAGGCGGCAGCTACCGTCAAAAAGGTCTCGATGGAATTGGGCGGCAATGCGCCCTTCATCGTCTTCGACGACGCCAACCTTGATCGTGCAGTCGAGGGCGCCATTGCCTCTAAATACCGCAATTCAGGCCAGACCTGCGTTTGCACCAACCGCTTCTATGTCCAGTCCGGGATTCACGACCAGTTCGTCGCAAAATTTGTAGAGGCCACGCGTGCCCTGCGCGTCGGGTCTGGCTTTGAGGACGGCGTGGCTCAGGGGCCGCTGATCGACAGCAAGGCTGTCGAGACCGTCGAGGCCATGCTCGCCGATGCGGTCGCCAAAGGCGGTGAGATCGCCCTTGGAGGCAAGCGCCATGCGTTGGGCGGCACGTTCTTCCAGCCTACTATTGTCACAGGCGCCACACCCGACATGCCCTTTGCCAGTGACGAGATTTTCGGACCTGTGGCGCCTATCTTCCGTTTTGACACGGAAGCAGAAGTGATCGAGCAGGCCAACGCTACCGAATATGGTCTCGCTTGCTACTTCTACACCGCGGATCTTGGCCGCACCTTCCGCGTCTCGCGCCGGCTCGAATACGGCATTATCGGCGTCAACGAAGGCCTCGTGACCACAGAAGTGGCGCCTTTTGGCGGCCTCAAGCAGTCCGGCGTCGGCCGTGAAGGCAGCAAATACGGCATCGCTGAGTATCTTGAAACAAAATACTTGAGCATCGGCGGCCTCAACGGCTAA
- a CDS encoding DAK2 domain-containing protein encodes MSITVESISRVMADAAISIKQHEQALNAADSRLGDGDTGGMLARVIGKMAEQDLSTAADPGAALGQLARAAASATGSSLGTLLATALLTISRETKGRPEIDQSALSDLVGKARDAMMIRGGANLGDKTVLDAVDAAARALSGAANPREAVAQAAQAALEQFRDKPNRIGRARMFGDATIGVDDPGMLAFALLARDLSTTDQLD; translated from the coding sequence ATGTCTATTACCGTAGAGAGCATCAGTCGGGTCATGGCCGACGCGGCAATCTCTATCAAGCAGCATGAACAGGCTCTCAATGCCGCCGATTCTCGCCTGGGCGATGGCGACACGGGCGGCATGCTGGCCCGCGTGATCGGCAAGATGGCCGAGCAGGATCTCTCCACCGCCGCCGATCCCGGTGCAGCGCTCGGCCAGCTGGCCCGTGCAGCCGCCTCGGCCACCGGTTCAAGCCTTGGTACCCTACTGGCAACGGCGCTCCTGACCATCAGCCGCGAAACCAAGGGGCGACCCGAGATCGACCAGTCGGCGCTATCGGACCTCGTCGGCAAGGCGCGCGACGCCATGATGATCCGCGGCGGTGCCAACCTCGGCGACAAGACTGTGCTCGACGCCGTCGACGCCGCCGCCCGAGCCCTGTCGGGCGCCGCCAATCCACGTGAAGCAGTGGCTCAAGCGGCCCAAGCGGCACTAGAACAGTTCCGTGACAAGCCGAACCGCATCGGCCGGGCCCGCATGTTCGGCGACGCAACGATCGGGGTCGACGATCCCGGCATGCTCGCCTTTGCCCTTTTGGCCCGCGACCTCTCCACCACCGACCAATTGGATTGA
- a CDS encoding dihydroxyacetone kinase subunit DhaK — protein sequence MKKLMNDPANFVDEMLDGLVLANPELVRECSNGRVIRRAAPPRSGKVGVVSGGGSGHLPLFTGYVGQGLLDSCSIGNVFEGPTVDSCMEAMHAANGGAGILRLYGNYGGDRMNFDMAGEFLEDDIQSTTVLGNDDIASASPAERSKRRGVAGLIYAYKTAGAHAEAGGSLAEVTATARRTVEATRTIGVALAPCQVPGSAQPSFILGEDEIEMGMGIHGEPGIWRDTLKPADTIVDEMIERLLADRPEGSGNTVTVLVNSLGATPLEELFILYRRAASRLSTTGLTIVQPLVGHFATSMEMAGASISLCFLDEDLRQLLAAPADCPFWKVR from the coding sequence ATGAAGAAATTGATGAACGACCCGGCCAATTTCGTCGACGAGATGCTCGACGGACTTGTCCTGGCAAATCCGGAGCTGGTGCGCGAGTGTTCGAATGGTCGCGTCATCCGCCGCGCCGCGCCTCCTCGCTCCGGCAAGGTCGGCGTCGTCTCTGGCGGCGGTTCGGGCCATTTGCCGCTCTTTACCGGCTATGTCGGACAGGGCCTGCTCGACAGTTGCTCGATCGGCAATGTGTTCGAGGGCCCGACAGTCGACTCCTGCATGGAGGCGATGCACGCCGCCAACGGCGGCGCGGGCATTCTGCGCCTCTATGGCAATTACGGTGGCGACAGGATGAATTTCGACATGGCTGGCGAGTTCCTCGAAGACGACATCCAATCCACCACCGTACTGGGCAATGACGACATCGCCAGCGCAAGCCCGGCCGAGCGCAGCAAGCGCCGCGGCGTTGCCGGCCTCATCTACGCCTACAAGACCGCCGGCGCCCACGCGGAGGCAGGCGGTTCTCTGGCCGAGGTAACCGCTACCGCACGTCGGACAGTCGAAGCCACCCGCACCATCGGCGTGGCCCTGGCGCCGTGCCAGGTACCTGGTTCGGCTCAGCCGTCGTTTATCTTGGGCGAAGACGAAATCGAAATGGGGATGGGCATTCACGGCGAGCCTGGCATCTGGCGTGACACGCTCAAACCGGCCGATACCATTGTCGATGAAATGATCGAGCGCCTGCTGGCCGACCGTCCCGAGGGATCGGGCAACACGGTTACAGTGCTGGTCAATAGCTTGGGCGCTACCCCGCTCGAGGAACTGTTCATCCTCTATCGTCGTGCGGCGTCGCGCCTTTCGACAACCGGACTGACCATCGTTCAGCCGCTTGTGGGCCACTTCGCGACCTCGATGGAAATGGCCGGCGCCTCGATCAGCCTCTGCTTTCTCGACGAAGACTTGCGCCAGCTGCTTGCCGCGCCCGCCGATTGTCCGTTCTGGAAGGTGCGCTGA
- a CDS encoding acetolactate synthase catalytic subunit: MNAPIQRTNINGAHVMAAALKRHGVEVIFGQSIPAALFLATPHYGIRQIGYRTENAGAVMADAYARITHKVAVVTAQNGPAATLLVPGLAEALKASIPIVAIVQDVARPFADRNAFQELDHLELFKGSAKWIKRVADVNRIDDYIDMAFTAAASGRPGPAVLIAPIDMFLDTPKPDANTRFASLGTFPLDRSGPDPRRVVEAAELLANAQRPLIIAGGGVHVSDAVAELVELQEIAGIPVATTVMGKGAIDETHPLSVGIVGYFMANRSRTAHLRDQVEKADVILLVGNRTNQNGTDSWSLYPKAATYIHLDVDSQEVGRNYEAIRLVGDAKLGLSALTEQLQKLDLSKRNAARAGVEQAIAQGLTRARKDAESFEASSASPMRPERMMADLDSVLTPDTIVVSDASYSSIWIGNFLTCRKAGTRFIAPRGLAGLGWGLPFAIGAKAARPDAPVFALVGDGGFAHVWSELETARRMGLPVVVAVLNNSILGYEKHAEKVLFGEYSDACDFTPVDHAAIARGAGCDGVRVEKAEDFLPALKAALASGRATVLDVITDELAYPPITSFNDHTALTY, translated from the coding sequence ATGAACGCCCCCATCCAACGGACCAATATCAACGGCGCGCATGTGATGGCCGCCGCCCTCAAACGCCATGGCGTCGAAGTCATCTTCGGCCAGTCCATTCCAGCCGCGCTGTTCCTCGCCACCCCGCATTATGGCATCCGCCAGATCGGCTATCGCACCGAGAACGCCGGCGCCGTCATGGCCGACGCTTATGCCCGCATCACCCACAAGGTTGCCGTGGTAACAGCGCAGAATGGCCCTGCTGCAACGCTGCTGGTGCCTGGCCTTGCCGAAGCGCTCAAGGCCTCGATCCCCATCGTTGCCATCGTCCAGGACGTGGCCCGCCCCTTTGCTGACAGGAATGCCTTCCAGGAACTCGACCACCTCGAGCTGTTCAAGGGCAGCGCCAAGTGGATCAAGCGCGTCGCCGATGTGAACCGCATCGACGACTATATCGACATGGCCTTCACCGCCGCCGCATCCGGCCGCCCCGGCCCAGCGGTGCTGATCGCGCCAATCGACATGTTCCTCGATACGCCAAAGCCAGATGCGAATACGCGATTTGCATCGCTCGGGACGTTCCCGCTCGACCGCTCAGGCCCCGATCCACGCCGCGTGGTGGAAGCCGCCGAACTACTCGCCAATGCGCAGCGTCCGCTGATCATTGCCGGCGGTGGCGTGCATGTGTCCGACGCCGTGGCTGAGTTGGTCGAGCTGCAGGAAATCGCAGGTATTCCCGTCGCCACCACAGTCATGGGCAAGGGTGCCATCGACGAGACGCACCCCCTTTCGGTCGGCATCGTGGGCTACTTCATGGCCAATCGCAGCCGCACCGCACACCTGCGCGACCAAGTCGAAAAGGCCGACGTCATCCTGCTGGTTGGCAATCGCACCAACCAAAACGGTACCGATTCCTGGTCGCTCTACCCCAAGGCGGCCACCTATATTCATCTCGATGTCGATAGCCAGGAAGTGGGTCGCAACTACGAGGCCATACGCCTGGTTGGTGATGCCAAGCTGGGTCTATCCGCTCTCACCGAGCAGCTCCAAAAGCTCGACCTCTCCAAGCGCAATGCTGCCCGAGCCGGGGTTGAACAGGCGATTGCCCAGGGCCTGACCCGTGCCCGCAAGGACGCTGAAAGCTTTGAGGCGTCGTCGGCCAGCCCGATGCGCCCGGAGCGCATGATGGCCGATCTCGACAGTGTCCTCACGCCCGATACGATAGTCGTTTCCGACGCCAGTTATTCCTCGATCTGGATCGGCAATTTCCTGACCTGCCGCAAGGCCGGCACGCGATTCATTGCGCCACGCGGCCTCGCCGGGCTTGGCTGGGGCCTACCCTTCGCCATCGGCGCCAAAGCTGCCCGCCCCGATGCTCCGGTGTTTGCCCTCGTTGGCGACGGTGGTTTCGCTCATGTCTGGTCCGAACTTGAAACCGCCCGCCGCATGGGGCTTCCCGTGGTCGTCGCCGTGCTCAACAATTCTATCCTGGGCTACGAAAAGCATGCCGAAAAGGTGCTGTTCGGCGAATATAGCGATGCCTGCGACTTTACCCCGGTTGATCATGCCGCAATCGCCCGCGGCGCCGGCTGCGATGGCGTGCGAGTCGAAAAGGCCGAGGACTTCCTGCCCGCCCTCAAGGCGGCGCTCGCCTCGGGCCGCGCGACTGTGCTCGATGTCATCACTGACGAGCTGGCCTATCCGCCTATCACCAGCTTCAACGACCATACGGCGCTGACCTACTAA
- a CDS encoding CoA-transferase: MTYSNNELITAFLSRQIRDDDLCFVGVGTNGRAFTLAVGIPLAAVRLAQMRHAPGAAVYWGNLLEPDLSVIPETFTQDAFTRWQAACCPADTGAKCDMLMRSSFDVSFNSAAQIDRFGNLNITAIGDYRQPDVRLVGSLAQPEHLAFVRRPYLVCDLDSRTFVEKVDFITSVGYLDGGNTRLQAGLDAGGPQLVVTDKAIFDFEPISKAMRLVSLHSGVTIEEVRDLMSLSPIVPSTIPTTAEPTDSELADIRSVIDPNRVLLKV; encoded by the coding sequence ATGACCTATTCAAACAACGAACTGATCACCGCCTTCCTGTCCCGCCAGATCCGCGACGACGACCTTTGCTTTGTCGGTGTCGGTACTAATGGCCGCGCCTTTACCCTGGCCGTGGGCATCCCACTTGCTGCCGTTCGCCTGGCCCAGATGCGTCACGCGCCGGGCGCCGCGGTCTATTGGGGCAATTTGCTTGAACCCGACCTGTCGGTGATCCCAGAGACTTTCACCCAGGATGCCTTCACCCGCTGGCAGGCAGCGTGCTGTCCGGCCGACACCGGCGCCAAATGCGATATGCTGATGCGCTCGAGCTTTGATGTCAGCTTCAATTCGGCCGCCCAGATCGATCGCTTCGGCAATCTCAACATCACGGCCATCGGCGACTATCGGCAGCCCGACGTCCGGCTCGTGGGCAGCCTTGCGCAACCCGAGCACCTGGCTTTTGTCCGCCGTCCGTACCTGGTCTGCGACCTCGATAGCCGCACCTTCGTCGAGAAGGTCGATTTCATCACCAGCGTTGGCTACCTCGATGGTGGCAACACGCGCCTTCAAGCGGGACTGGACGCCGGCGGACCGCAACTGGTCGTCACCGACAAGGCCATCTTTGACTTCGAGCCGATCAGCAAGGCGATGCGCCTTGTCTCCCTGCATTCGGGCGTGACGATCGAGGAGGTGCGCGATCTCATGTCGCTTAGCCCCATCGTGCCATCGACCATACCGACCACCGCAGAACCCACCGACAGCGAACTTGCCGACATCCGCTCGGTTATCGATCCCAATCGCGTGCTGCTCAAGGTCTAG
- a CDS encoding CoA-transferase, with product MKEKLVSLETALAPIQSGTSIALGGSLLRRQPNAAVRHLIQRGVTDLTVLTWAGTTAIDMLAAAEAVRRWEGIYVGMFNYGLAPNFRRGVQSGKIEVRDFSETAFVARLRAAGQGLPFLPIRTLFGSDLAANNPEQIKVFYCPFTGRKMQGIAAADTEFTIIHGYAGDKYGNVQWPIVRDTDDVDQPMAAAAKRLIVTVEKIIPHEDIKKQPSLTYIPGNWVEAIVEVPYGSHPAACDTIYDEDDAAMLAYLAAGKTADGAKAWLDDFARAPADHAAYLDLFGGVSALAKLDRS from the coding sequence GTGAAAGAAAAACTCGTTTCACTGGAGACGGCGTTGGCGCCGATCCAGTCTGGTACGTCCATTGCCTTGGGAGGCAGCCTGTTGCGGCGCCAGCCCAATGCCGCAGTGCGCCACCTGATCCAGCGCGGCGTGACCGACCTGACTGTCCTGACCTGGGCAGGAACCACGGCCATCGACATGCTGGCAGCAGCCGAAGCCGTGCGTCGCTGGGAAGGCATTTATGTCGGCATGTTCAACTATGGCCTTGCCCCAAATTTCCGCCGCGGCGTGCAGAGCGGCAAGATCGAAGTCCGCGACTTTTCCGAAACTGCTTTCGTCGCCCGGTTGCGTGCGGCGGGGCAGGGCCTGCCTTTCCTCCCGATCAGGACGCTGTTCGGTTCCGACCTTGCCGCGAACAATCCCGAACAGATCAAGGTGTTCTACTGCCCCTTCACCGGGCGCAAGATGCAGGGCATAGCCGCGGCTGATACTGAATTCACCATCATCCACGGATATGCGGGCGACAAATACGGCAACGTGCAATGGCCGATCGTGCGCGACACCGACGACGTTGACCAACCCATGGCCGCAGCGGCCAAGCGTTTGATCGTGACGGTCGAAAAGATCATTCCGCACGAAGACATCAAGAAGCAGCCATCGCTGACTTACATCCCGGGCAATTGGGTCGAGGCCATCGTTGAGGTGCCCTACGGATCCCATCCGGCGGCCTGTGACACGATCTATGACGAGGACGACGCGGCTATGCTGGCCTATCTGGCCGCCGGCAAGACCGCCGATGGCGCCAAAGCCTGGCTCGACGACTTCGCCCGCGCCCCGGCCGATCATGCGGCCTATCTCGACCTGTTTGGCGGCGTTTCCGCCCTTGCCAAGCTCGACCGCAGCTGA
- a CDS encoding CoA transferase, translated as MTGPLNGIKVLDLSRFIAGPHCTMILADMGADVVKVEKAGYGDDSRHFPPFQNGESLYGMALNRNKRSMTLNFRNPKSQDMLRELVKGADVLVENFRPGTMEDMGCGWDVLREINPRLVMTRLSGFGQDGPYAQLPGFDGIAQAMSGLMSLAGNPEGPPMLAGAFYIDYMTGMYGANATLAALFARDTTGKGQMIDVSLLDSAVSVLTTAISSQLNQGTTLSRIGNRDRYSAPANVFATGSGDYVLLLAGTQPLFRRVATAIGRPELVDDARFENVSTRLENAPAIEEIIQHWCLSQTTEGIVATFGEAGIPVAKVATPQDVVQNPQLLHRNQIIKINHPKAGEVAVSGVTMRLSDTPLSIRRPPPMLGEHNSDVLSDWLGMADSDVEALKTDGVL; from the coding sequence ATGACTGGCCCACTCAACGGCATCAAGGTACTCGACCTCTCCCGCTTCATCGCCGGGCCGCATTGCACCATGATCCTGGCCGATATGGGCGCCGATGTTGTGAAGGTGGAAAAGGCGGGCTACGGTGACGACAGCCGCCATTTCCCGCCCTTCCAGAACGGAGAAAGCCTCTACGGCATGGCGCTCAACCGCAACAAGCGGTCGATGACGCTCAACTTCCGCAATCCCAAATCGCAGGACATGCTGCGTGAGCTGGTCAAGGGTGCCGACGTATTGGTGGAAAATTTCCGCCCCGGCACCATGGAAGACATGGGATGCGGCTGGGACGTGCTGCGCGAGATCAATCCACGGCTGGTGATGACCCGTCTGTCCGGGTTTGGCCAGGACGGACCCTATGCCCAGTTGCCTGGCTTTGATGGCATCGCCCAGGCCATGAGTGGCCTCATGTCACTGGCCGGCAATCCCGAAGGCCCGCCGATGTTGGCCGGCGCCTTCTATATTGACTACATGACCGGCATGTATGGCGCCAATGCCACGCTGGCGGCTTTGTTTGCCCGCGATACCACGGGCAAGGGCCAAATGATCGACGTGTCGCTGCTCGACAGTGCCGTCTCGGTCCTGACCACCGCGATCTCCTCACAGCTGAACCAGGGCACGACCCTGTCGCGCATCGGCAATCGCGACCGCTATTCTGCGCCAGCAAATGTGTTTGCCACGGGCAGCGGCGACTATGTGCTGCTGCTGGCAGGGACCCAACCGCTGTTCCGCCGTGTAGCCACAGCCATCGGTCGCCCGGAACTGGTGGACGATGCACGCTTCGAAAACGTCTCGACCCGCCTCGAAAACGCTCCTGCGATCGAAGAAATCATTCAACACTGGTGCCTGTCGCAGACCACCGAAGGCATCGTCGCCACCTTCGGTGAGGCTGGCATTCCGGTGGCTAAGGTCGCGACGCCTCAGGATGTCGTGCAGAACCCCCAGTTGCTGCATCGCAACCAGATCATCAAAATCAACCACCCCAAGGCCGGTGAAGTGGCCGTATCGGGCGTAACCATGCGCCTGTCCGACACCCCGCTTTCCATACGTCGTCCGCCCCCGATGCTGGGCGAGCACAATTCAGACGTCCTCTCCGACTGGCTCGGCATGGCGGACAGCGACGTCGAAGCACTCAAGACGGATGGCGTGCTCTAG
- a CDS encoding ATP-binding cassette domain-containing protein has protein sequence MPAPAALGAETRDPMIAIRGLTKTYGGHIANNAIDFDVFPNEIVALVGDNGAGKSTFIKMISGVLRPTLGTITINGQPVEMSSPSDATKQGIETLHQNLALVDVFNVQENIFMGRELQRRIGGVIPSLDHAEMRRRTIALFEELGLKTPDLNKMVRALSGGQRQAVGIARLLLESDLKLLIMDEPMAALGVEESRLVVELIMRLKEKGYSVLIISHNLDHVFQVADRIAVLKNGRMVGAVRRADIDHDELVSMIVGGKMPSRVAA, from the coding sequence ATGCCCGCCCCCGCAGCACTCGGCGCCGAGACGCGCGACCCGATGATCGCCATTCGTGGCCTGACCAAAACCTATGGCGGCCACATCGCCAACAACGCCATCGACTTTGATGTCTTCCCCAATGAAATCGTAGCGCTGGTCGGCGACAACGGTGCGGGCAAGTCCACCTTCATCAAGATGATCTCGGGCGTGCTGCGCCCGACGTTGGGCACAATCACCATCAACGGCCAGCCCGTGGAAATGAGCAGCCCCAGCGACGCCACCAAGCAGGGCATCGAGACACTGCACCAGAACCTGGCCCTGGTCGATGTTTTCAATGTACAGGAAAACATCTTCATGGGCCGCGAGCTCCAGCGGCGCATCGGCGGTGTGATCCCCTCCCTCGATCACGCTGAAATGCGCCGCCGGACTATTGCCCTGTTCGAAGAGCTGGGCCTCAAGACACCGGATCTGAACAAGATGGTCCGCGCGCTCTCGGGCGGTCAGCGCCAGGCCGTGGGCATCGCCCGCCTGCTGCTCGAAAGCGATCTAAAGCTGCTGATCATGGACGAGCCGATGGCCGCCCTCGGCGTCGAGGAATCGCGCCTCGTGGTCGAACTGATCATGCGTCTCAAGGAGAAGGGCTACAGCGTCCTGATCATCAGCCACAACCTGGACCACGTGTTCCAGGTCGCCGACCGCATCGCCGTGCTCAAGAACGGCCGGATGGTGGGCGCCGTGCGTCGGGCCGATATCGATCACGACGAGCTGGTTTCCATGATCGTGGGCGGGAAAATGCCCTCCCGCGTCGCCGCATAA
- a CDS encoding substrate-binding domain-containing protein: MTIMKKGQTSSISRRSLLKSGLGAGALAITGFPFVITSARAQSPVAGKTIGFSQSYATDEWLKLQRQDVISYAQRLGMEVLTTDARENPAQEIRNLEDLAVRGVDAVIMITYYAEAVQPGVQALNAAGIPVIVMSSALAGDVQFNAHLAADTFGTARMAGQYYVDTLGGSGKVVQIEGRPGSLVNQARGNGFREIIDATPGIEVVAQGIANYSRAEALTLMQDFLQAQREIDAVYCHNDNMAKGALQAIQEAGRAEEMFITGFDGSAPETLQMIKDGLLRGTFVYPTFGGEAVEVTSRILQGMEVPKEIVFSSPMITAENVDEFYDAEAQTRRVPAVNLDALSA, from the coding sequence ATGACAATCATGAAAAAGGGACAGACGTCCTCGATCAGCCGCCGCAGCCTGCTCAAAAGCGGCCTCGGCGCCGGCGCACTGGCCATCACCGGCTTTCCATTCGTAATCACCAGCGCGCGCGCGCAGTCACCAGTTGCCGGCAAGACCATCGGCTTCTCGCAGTCCTATGCGACGGACGAATGGCTCAAGCTGCAGCGTCAGGACGTGATCAGCTATGCCCAGAGACTTGGCATGGAAGTGCTGACCACCGATGCGCGTGAAAACCCGGCGCAAGAGATCCGCAATCTAGAGGATCTTGCGGTCCGCGGCGTCGATGCGGTGATCATGATCACCTACTACGCCGAAGCTGTGCAGCCGGGAGTGCAGGCACTCAATGCCGCCGGCATCCCCGTGATCGTCATGAGCTCAGCTCTCGCCGGCGACGTGCAGTTCAACGCCCACCTGGCCGCTGATACGTTTGGCACCGCTCGCATGGCAGGCCAATATTATGTCGATACCCTGGGCGGTTCGGGCAAGGTCGTCCAGATCGAGGGCCGTCCAGGTTCGCTTGTTAACCAAGCGCGCGGCAACGGCTTCCGCGAAATCATTGATGCCACCCCCGGCATCGAAGTTGTCGCCCAGGGCATTGCCAACTATAGCCGCGCCGAGGCCCTCACGCTGATGCAGGATTTCCTGCAGGCCCAGCGCGAGATCGACGCCGTCTATTGCCACAACGACAACATGGCCAAGGGCGCCCTCCAGGCTATCCAGGAAGCCGGTCGCGCCGAAGAGATGTTCATCACAGGCTTTGACGGCAGCGCGCCAGAGACGCTGCAGATGATCAAGGACGGCTTGCTCCGCGGCACGTTCGTCTACCCGACCTTTGGTGGTGAAGCCGTGGAAGTCACCTCGCGCATCCTCCAGGGCATGGAAGTGCCAAAGGAGATCGTCTTCTCCTCGCCCATGATCACGGCCGAGAACGTAGACGAATTCTACGATGCCGAGGCGCAGACCCGCCGCGTGCCGGCCGTCAATCTCGACGCCCTTTCGGCCTGA
- a CDS encoding ABC transporter permease, with protein sequence MSDAPIAAKQTKQAGKLNSRAVLMFLLQYSHVITFLILVVAATLASPYFLNSTNILNVLRGASMVGVVSIGMTIVILAKGIDLSAGSLVGVAAITAAALASNGSPVAWIAALALCTALGAINGLMITKLKLEPFIATLAMMIFARGCIYLYSDGGDTYAQGADAMFRALGSGYLWIIPIPVVVFLGLWLIAAYVMKHTRWGRHVYAVGANQDAARVYGIKVDAIKIQVYALAGFLAGVAGLILVSRVSVAEPNAGTLFELDAIAATLIGGTSFDGGVGGVVGTILGVLILAIITNMLNLMGVSPFVQMLAMGLIIVVAVVISNLRNRQR encoded by the coding sequence ATGTCCGATGCCCCCATCGCAGCCAAGCAAACTAAGCAAGCCGGCAAGCTCAATAGCCGGGCGGTGCTGATGTTCCTGCTGCAGTACAGCCACGTCATCACCTTCCTGATCCTGGTGGTCGCGGCCACTCTTGCGTCGCCCTATTTTCTGAACTCCACCAACATCCTCAACGTGTTGCGCGGCGCCAGCATGGTGGGTGTGGTCAGTATTGGCATGACCATCGTGATCCTGGCCAAAGGCATTGACCTTTCGGCAGGCTCGCTTGTCGGCGTCGCCGCAATCACGGCGGCAGCGCTGGCCTCGAACGGATCGCCTGTCGCCTGGATTGCAGCGCTGGCCCTTTGCACGGCACTGGGCGCAATCAACGGCCTGATGATCACCAAGCTCAAGCTCGAGCCGTTCATTGCGACACTTGCCATGATGATCTTCGCCCGCGGCTGCATCTATCTCTATTCAGACGGTGGTGACACATATGCGCAAGGCGCCGACGCTATGTTCCGCGCCCTTGGCTCGGGCTACCTGTGGATCATTCCGATCCCGGTTGTCGTGTTCCTGGGCCTCTGGCTGATCGCTGCCTATGTGATGAAGCACACTCGCTGGGGCCGCCACGTCTATGCCGTCGGTGCCAACCAGGACGCCGCACGCGTCTACGGGATCAAGGTGGATGCGATCAAGATTCAGGTCTATGCGCTGGCTGGCTTCCTGGCCGGTGTAGCCGGGCTGATCCTCGTCAGCCGCGTCAGCGTCGCTGAACCCAATGCCGGCACCCTCTTCGAACTGGACGCGATCGCGGCCACCCTTATAGGCGGCACCTCGTTCGACGGCGGCGTCGGCGGTGTGGTTGGCACCATCCTGGGCGTGCTGATCCTCGCCATCATCACCAACATGCTGAACCTGATGGGCGTCTCGCCATTCGTGCAGATGCTCGCAATGGGTCTGATCATCGTCGTGGCCGTCGTGATCAGCAATCTACGCAATCGCCAACGCTAA